The following are encoded together in the Bacteroidota bacterium genome:
- a CDS encoding ATPase domain-containing protein, which produces MPYRCSGCQHAFPLFHLSCPDCGAWNSFQNQSSRVSPEDPHPVALADMASAPSPRITSNIGPLDLLLGGGFVPGSSILLIGTPGAGKSTLVLQLLRKSKVKSLYVSGEESVQQLKLRADRLKINSPGIFLLFETNVSKIIPHVETCRPAILVIDSIQTLYSDASESIPGGPAQIRKCSYLLRRSAQEKGFILILVGQVTKGGRAAGPKLLEHAVDVVLYLEEPEGNGAERELYLSKNRFGSTIPRCRLRMGERGLEFLGRRPPGRDEGR; this is translated from the coding sequence ATGCCGTACCGCTGTTCCGGTTGCCAGCACGCCTTTCCCCTCTTTCACCTCTCCTGCCCCGACTGCGGAGCATGGAACTCGTTCCAAAACCAATCATCAAGAGTCTCGCCGGAGGATCCTCACCCTGTCGCGCTCGCAGACATGGCGTCGGCTCCATCCCCGCGCATCACGTCGAACATCGGACCGCTTGACTTACTTCTCGGGGGCGGTTTCGTTCCCGGCAGTTCAATTCTTCTGATCGGAACACCCGGCGCGGGAAAATCGACGCTTGTATTGCAGTTGCTCAGAAAGTCGAAAGTAAAGTCGCTGTACGTGAGCGGGGAGGAGTCTGTTCAGCAGCTAAAGCTCCGGGCAGACCGGTTAAAGATCAATTCACCGGGAATCTTCCTCCTCTTCGAAACGAACGTCTCGAAGATCATCCCGCACGTAGAAACATGCCGTCCCGCAATTCTCGTTATTGATTCGATACAGACTCTCTACAGCGATGCTTCGGAGTCCATTCCGGGAGGCCCGGCGCAGATCCGGAAGTGCTCATACCTGCTCCGACGTTCGGCGCAAGAGAAGGGGTTCATCCTCATATTGGTCGGGCAGGTCACGAAAGGCGGGAGAGCCGCAGGACCCAAACTTCTCGAGCATGCCGTTGACGTGGTCCTCTATCTTGAGGAGCCGGAAGGGAATGGGGCGGAACGCGAGCTCTATTTATCAAAGAACCGCTTCGGCTCGACCATCCCCCGATGCAGGCTCAGGATGGGGGAACGCGGGTTGGAATTCCTCGGGAGACGTCCGCCCGGTCGCGATGAAGGGCGATGA
- a CDS encoding ATP-binding protein: MTPVGPVEDLRHDTIFIGRHDELFELVRNLQRGRHTLLLGEKGIGKSRLIMEAKWILSGRVRRIEFSPYLLARSRGKLALHIDPGQYKELFIEHSSPLGECLKELAEKLYYRGDLRIETGEERSDWGVVKKRLSAIGSVRLQAAVFEAISRSPKPYLIFFDTLDRISPGQQAFLEALLNIAVVCAASVEMKEHYVFKKIWAAFSKIRLEPLPEPVCIQLIDYYCEHYPLRVVDRELYRREILKASNGNPFHIKNMLWHGSREKYVDNEEIRKLRQVDEGHYFNMGPVYIFGVAMFTLFKIFSIGPESREFYIYFSALGFIAYLVFRVFRAFFLFRPQKYQ, translated from the coding sequence ATGACCCCGGTTGGTCCCGTCGAAGATCTACGGCACGACACGATATTCATCGGCAGGCACGACGAACTGTTCGAGCTTGTCAGAAATCTCCAGCGGGGGAGGCATACATTGCTGCTGGGAGAGAAGGGAATCGGCAAAAGCCGGCTGATAATGGAGGCGAAGTGGATTCTGAGCGGACGGGTGAGGCGAATCGAATTTTCGCCTTACCTCCTCGCTCGCAGCCGGGGAAAGCTCGCGCTTCACATCGATCCCGGACAATACAAAGAGCTCTTCATCGAACATTCGAGCCCGCTCGGCGAGTGCCTGAAGGAACTGGCGGAGAAACTCTATTATAGAGGAGACCTGCGGATCGAGACGGGCGAAGAGCGCTCCGATTGGGGTGTGGTCAAGAAACGACTGTCGGCTATTGGATCGGTCAGGCTCCAGGCGGCGGTGTTCGAGGCGATTTCCCGGTCACCGAAGCCGTACCTGATCTTCTTCGATACGCTCGATAGAATCTCACCGGGGCAACAGGCATTTCTGGAAGCGCTTCTGAATATCGCGGTGGTTTGCGCCGCCTCAGTCGAAATGAAGGAGCACTACGTCTTCAAAAAAATCTGGGCGGCGTTCTCAAAAATCAGGCTTGAACCACTTCCGGAGCCCGTCTGCATTCAACTCATTGATTATTATTGCGAGCACTATCCGCTGCGGGTTGTCGACCGCGAGTTGTACCGAAGGGAAATACTCAAGGCGTCGAACGGGAATCCGTTTCATATCAAGAACATGCTCTGGCACGGCTCGCGCGAGAAGTACGTGGACAACGAGGAAATCCGGAAGCTCCGGCAGGTGGACGAGGGGCATTACTTCAACATGGGGCCGGTCTATATCTTCGGAGTGGCGATGTTCACGCTCTTCAAGATTTTCTCGATCGGTCCCGAGAGCCGAGAATTCTACATTTACTTCTCCGCCTTGGGCTTTATCGCATACCTTGTGTTTAGAGTCTTCCGGGCATTCTTCCTGTTCCGTCCGCAGAAGTACCAGTGA
- a CDS encoding methylglyoxal synthase — MESTKRIALVAHDNRKKDLIEWIEWNRSALLEHRLICTGTTGKLVEEVLKKDMEGSPGRKINIRKLKSGPLGGDQQLGALITEGEIDVIIFLWDPMEPQPHDVDVKALLRIAVLYNVPTACNRSTADFLISSPLFVADYAPTLTDFSHYIRRGINL; from the coding sequence ATGGAAAGCACAAAACGCATCGCTCTCGTCGCGCACGACAACCGGAAGAAAGACCTCATCGAGTGGATCGAGTGGAATCGATCGGCGTTACTGGAGCACAGGCTGATTTGTACAGGCACCACGGGAAAACTGGTCGAAGAGGTCCTGAAAAAGGACATGGAGGGGAGCCCGGGTAGGAAAATCAATATCCGCAAGCTCAAGTCAGGACCGTTGGGGGGTGATCAGCAGCTCGGAGCGTTGATCACCGAAGGAGAGATTGATGTGATCATTTTCTTGTGGGATCCGATGGAACCCCAGCCCCATGATGTGGACGTGAAGGCATTGCTCAGAATCGCGGTCCTCTACAATGTTCCGACCGCGTGTAACCGTTCGACGGCGGATTTTCTGATATCGTCTCCCCTCTTTGTAGCCGACTACGCCCCCACCCTTACGGATTTCTCTCACTATATCCGCAGAGGCATAAACTTGTAG
- a CDS encoding HEAT repeat domain-containing protein: MKQGTLFSRHFVFGLLIAIGITGTSAQKVVRDPDTAAPLPGKFAWAQAEAKKRGFESGYWVGYSIQRQMSEHSYIGSFYSDPRRNRPSLSELVTGARQLDIRADGITGDDNDNDVVTNDDDGRGSGRKVAKEVGILLRFSGKPSIEPDKIKISSLSLRVDFEDAPLLWLGGAADGESIEFLKARFSASQWTEVKKELVRAIGLHEPSPAVFTFLRDLLTSKETGSVREESAFWLGQLNTDEALGALMHAAETDASEKVKEQAVFGISQMEGNRGLEGLIKLAKESPEREVGKKAAFWLGQRASEKAISTLKDIVYSSKDTELQKNALFALTQCSNGGAVEDVIKIATTHPNPKIRKEAIFWLGQSEDKRAVEALIDIVRH; the protein is encoded by the coding sequence ATGAAACAGGGTACACTTTTCTCCCGGCACTTCGTTTTTGGACTTTTGATCGCAATCGGGATCACGGGCACATCCGCTCAAAAGGTCGTGCGGGATCCCGATACCGCGGCACCGCTCCCGGGTAAGTTTGCCTGGGCCCAGGCCGAGGCGAAAAAGCGGGGATTCGAAAGCGGATATTGGGTCGGCTACTCCATCCAGCGGCAGATGTCCGAGCACTCCTATATCGGATCGTTCTATTCCGACCCGCGACGGAACAGGCCCTCGCTTAGCGAGCTCGTCACAGGCGCAAGACAGCTCGACATCCGCGCCGACGGAATAACCGGTGACGACAACGACAATGACGTGGTGACTAACGACGATGACGGCCGGGGGTCAGGCAGAAAGGTCGCAAAGGAAGTGGGCATCCTGCTCCGCTTTTCGGGAAAGCCATCCATCGAGCCGGACAAAATTAAGATCAGCAGCCTCTCGCTCCGCGTCGACTTCGAAGACGCACCTCTTCTCTGGCTTGGCGGCGCCGCGGACGGGGAGAGTATCGAATTCCTGAAGGCAAGATTCTCGGCCTCCCAGTGGACCGAGGTAAAAAAGGAGCTCGTGAGGGCGATCGGGCTTCACGAACCGTCGCCGGCGGTCTTTACGTTCCTGCGGGATCTTCTTACAAGCAAGGAGACAGGCAGCGTGAGGGAGGAAAGCGCCTTCTGGCTCGGACAATTGAATACCGATGAGGCGCTCGGAGCTCTCATGCACGCGGCTGAAACTGATGCATCCGAAAAGGTCAAGGAGCAGGCGGTCTTCGGGATCAGCCAGATGGAGGGAAACCGCGGACTGGAAGGCCTGATTAAACTCGCCAAGGAGAGTCCAGAACGGGAAGTCGGGAAGAAGGCGGCCTTCTGGCTGGGTCAGCGGGCGTCGGAGAAGGCAATATCCACTCTGAAGGACATCGTCTACTCAAGCAAGGATACTGAACTTCAAAAGAATGCGCTCTTCGCTCTCACCCAGTGCTCCAACGGCGGGGCAGTCGAGGATGTGATCAAGATCGCCACCACCCACCCGAATCCGAAAATCCGGAAAGAAGCGATCTTCTGGCTCGGTCAGTCGGAGGATAAGCGGGCTGTCGAAGCCCTGATCGATATCGTCCGGCACTAA
- a CDS encoding HEAT repeat domain-containing protein has translation MQKRISNSIKTTIILAVLIALGLSGMARAQDGSSKAYEAAYSRILDEKWGDAQSALSDFVKKYPKSNLIDAARYWHCYTRDKLGESREAVFGCYRDFISSYPKSKWVKDAKSNMVNLAYQLSREGKPEYEKIVKGMDDSGDEDVKLAALYALGNMGSKEAYSTIVSLYAGMPSENIRSKIVYILGNFETAESRQKLSEIALKDPSIKVRKDAVYAIGNSGGPGSVSALEKVVHSDADPELRTAALYTIGNVEGDSAASFLEEIARTDRDPALAKAAANALGNISTTAASNGLRRVIKEATQMEVRKAAMYALGNQGNSVAVAALKDACLTDPDHDLGKDAAYALGNIGGAGALTALEEIAGKSANPKVTEAALYSLGNMGGEEAKKFLMQTAVNSTDEKTGKTAVYALGNLSDGHDAELMLQIVKSSKLPEVRKQALYQIGNNAEGPGAIKVLGSVAADENDPELQGAAVNALGNTGSDDAVPILAGVAKSGGNKHIRSAAVNALGQIGSEKARAALLEILEMKPKGKE, from the coding sequence ATGCAAAAACGGATCAGCAATTCAATCAAGACCACAATCATTCTGGCGGTGCTCATCGCACTCGGACTCTCCGGGATGGCACGGGCGCAGGACGGCTCTTCGAAAGCCTACGAAGCCGCCTACAGCCGCATCCTCGATGAGAAATGGGGGGATGCGCAGAGCGCCCTCTCCGACTTCGTCAAGAAGTATCCGAAGAGCAACCTGATCGACGCGGCCCGCTACTGGCACTGCTACACGCGCGACAAGCTGGGAGAATCCAGGGAAGCGGTCTTCGGCTGTTATCGCGACTTTATCTCCTCCTACCCCAAGAGCAAATGGGTGAAGGACGCGAAATCGAACATGGTCAACCTCGCATACCAGCTCTCGCGCGAAGGGAAACCGGAGTACGAGAAGATCGTCAAGGGGATGGACGATTCGGGCGATGAGGACGTGAAGCTGGCGGCCCTCTACGCACTGGGAAACATGGGGAGCAAAGAAGCGTATTCCACAATCGTTTCTCTGTATGCCGGGATGCCGAGCGAGAACATCCGGAGCAAGATCGTCTACATTCTCGGCAATTTCGAAACGGCGGAGAGCAGGCAGAAGCTGAGCGAGATCGCGTTGAAAGATCCCAGCATCAAGGTCAGGAAGGATGCGGTTTACGCCATCGGGAACAGCGGGGGCCCGGGCTCGGTTTCGGCGCTCGAGAAAGTCGTCCACTCGGACGCCGATCCCGAATTGCGAACCGCGGCCCTCTATACGATCGGAAACGTCGAAGGGGATTCTGCCGCGTCATTCCTGGAAGAAATTGCACGGACAGACCGTGATCCCGCCCTCGCGAAGGCGGCGGCAAACGCGCTGGGCAATATTTCGACCACGGCGGCCTCGAACGGGCTCCGGAGAGTCATCAAGGAAGCGACCCAGATGGAAGTTCGGAAAGCCGCAATGTACGCGCTGGGGAACCAGGGAAACTCGGTTGCAGTCGCAGCCCTGAAAGACGCCTGCCTCACAGATCCCGACCATGACCTTGGTAAGGATGCGGCGTACGCGCTCGGGAATATCGGAGGCGCCGGCGCCCTCACCGCCCTCGAAGAGATCGCGGGAAAAAGCGCGAATCCGAAGGTGACCGAGGCGGCACTCTACAGTCTCGGAAACATGGGCGGAGAAGAAGCGAAGAAATTTCTCATGCAGACCGCGGTCAACAGTACGGATGAGAAAACCGGCAAGACGGCGGTGTATGCCCTCGGAAATCTGAGCGACGGCCACGACGCCGAGCTTATGCTGCAGATCGTGAAAAGTTCAAAGCTCCCCGAAGTCCGGAAGCAGGCGCTCTACCAGATCGGCAACAACGCGGAGGGGCCGGGCGCGATAAAAGTGCTCGGCAGTGTCGCTGCCGATGAGAACGATCCTGAACTGCAGGGCGCGGCGGTGAACGCACTCGGCAATACGGGGAGCGACGACGCCGTGCCCATCCTCGCGGGCGTCGCAAAGAGCGGAGGGAACAAACATATCCGGAGCGCGGCGGTGAACGCGCTCGGTCAGATCGGGAGCGAAAAGGCCCGGGCCGCACTTCTTGAAATCCTCGAGATGAAGCCCAAGGGAAAGGAGTGA
- a CDS encoding zf-HC2 domain-containing protein: MTCDHARELFTEGLYGELSPELQKELTGHIATCASCSREYQALKETLAIMDGRRIPEPREAFEAGLWNRINAQLGTRETGARATGDRAPLPGRKAATRPAAMPAWAYGIAATILLAVGFYLGKTYFGTHQPEIVQRSSPPALAPLPESEDSATSQAVAYLQRSKNLLIGLANLDAEHRATIDLKHNQEVSRELIEQADVLTVSLNKPSQQQVRQLIMDLEVILVQLANIEVKPGVPAIEMVQKGIDQKSILLKINLEEMRSMARRSPGEQPKKTTL, translated from the coding sequence ATGACATGTGATCACGCAAGAGAATTATTCACGGAGGGGCTCTACGGCGAGCTTTCTCCGGAACTCCAGAAGGAACTCACCGGACATATCGCCACCTGCGCCTCCTGTTCCAGGGAATATCAGGCGCTCAAGGAAACACTCGCGATCATGGACGGGCGCAGGATCCCCGAGCCCCGCGAAGCGTTCGAAGCCGGGCTCTGGAACCGGATCAACGCGCAACTCGGCACCCGGGAAACCGGCGCACGTGCTACAGGCGACCGGGCTCCCCTTCCGGGGAGGAAGGCTGCAACCCGGCCGGCGGCCATGCCGGCCTGGGCATACGGAATCGCCGCGACAATTCTTCTCGCAGTGGGGTTCTACCTGGGAAAAACATACTTCGGGACTCACCAGCCGGAAATCGTACAGCGGAGCAGCCCGCCCGCCCTCGCGCCCCTGCCCGAAAGCGAAGACAGCGCCACCTCCCAGGCCGTCGCCTACCTTCAGCGGTCGAAGAATCTCCTCATCGGCCTCGCGAATCTCGACGCGGAGCACCGCGCCACGATCGACCTGAAGCACAACCAGGAAGTCTCCCGGGAATTGATCGAACAGGCGGACGTGCTGACCGTCTCGTTGAACAAACCGAGCCAGCAACAGGTCCGGCAGCTCATCATGGATCTCGAAGTGATTCTCGTGCAGCTTGCGAACATCGAGGTGAAACCGGGGGTCCCGGCCATCGAGATGGTGCAAAAAGGCATCGATCAGAAATCCATATTGCTTAAGATTAATCTCGAAGAAATGCGCTCGATGGCGCGCAGGTCGCCCGGCGAACAACCCAAGAAAACCACACTGTAA
- a CDS encoding sigma-70 family RNA polymerase sigma factor, with translation MTDEQLLIDRAQQGDGDAFRQLVERSNRTVYRLAYDLTGNRHDAEDLSQEVFVRAYRALPGFRREAKWSTWIYRITVNICLDHRDARSGKRLEYREDIDDDLQQEPGRSATAIMPDRETESGMIHEHIERALGRLSPQERSVFVLRHYHDLPLREIADTMQIAEGTVKSHLFRALQRLRRELAFYRPELGLEGD, from the coding sequence TTGACCGATGAACAGTTGCTCATCGATCGTGCACAGCAGGGAGACGGGGACGCGTTCCGGCAACTCGTGGAGCGCTCGAATCGCACAGTGTACCGGCTTGCATACGATCTGACCGGCAACCGCCACGATGCGGAAGACCTGTCGCAGGAAGTCTTTGTCCGGGCATACCGGGCGCTTCCGGGCTTCCGTCGGGAGGCCAAATGGAGCACATGGATCTACCGTATCACGGTGAACATTTGTCTCGACCACCGGGATGCACGCTCAGGAAAGCGCCTTGAATACAGGGAAGATATCGATGACGATCTGCAACAGGAACCGGGCCGCAGCGCCACTGCCATCATGCCGGACAGAGAAACGGAGTCAGGCATGATTCACGAGCACATCGAACGCGCGCTCGGCCGGCTCTCGCCCCAGGAACGGTCCGTGTTCGTGCTCCGGCACTACCACGACCTCCCCTTGAGGGAGATCGCCGACACGATGCAGATCGCGGAAGGGACCGTCAAGTCGCACCTCTTCCGCGCGCTGCAACGCCTCCGGCGCGAGCTCGCTTTCTACAGGCCTGAATTGGGATTGGAAGGAGATTGA
- a CDS encoding DUF5916 domain-containing protein gives MKLLLCALLFALPGLIRAEVPDSAATPKLTVHAIHITEPVVIDGMLSEPVWSKDDGISTFRQLDPVEGAPASQTTTVHVAYDDAALYIGARCVDTAPDSMVVRLSRRDGNWDSDMFFCYLDPYHDQISGFYFALDAAGTLYDGTLYNDEWNDDSWNGVWEGKVHRDDHGWTAEMRIPFSQLRFQQKDQYTWGINFRRDVARRNERAYVVFTPKNGSGFVSRFPDLVGIENINAARQAEFLPYLTTRAEYSSHLPNDPFNSGSRYTPKFGGDLKMGLGPNLTLDGTVYPDFGQVEVDPAVVNLSDVETFFQEKRPFFIEGSTIFNFGSGGTNNNWGFNWPGVTFLYSRRIGRAPQGSTPNADFADVPSGTDILGAAKITGKVLESWNIGAIQAVTSREFADIQTGSVRSRAEVEPLTYYGVVRAQKEFEKGREALGFFSSLASRQFQDDRLRDQINKDGFVGGLDGWWTIDQDKTWVLGAWASVSRVDGNRARMLSLQRNSQHYFQRPDADDVAVDSNATSMTGYSARFRLNKQKGNFYLNASLGVINPKYEPNDLGFMSRSDVINGHLVMSYRWTEPRSFYRFIELGGSLFQNYDFDMNSTWRGLFHFGYIEFPNFYSLNWNTAYNPQTISTRRTRGGPAMLTPPGYQFDLYPSTDQRKSLVFSFDWFTYQAVHTRDWAFSPSVQWRPSTNISFSFSPSFEHDFEGAQYVGTFVDPAARSTFGRRYVFGEMNQNTLSAGMRLNWTFTPQMSLQVYVQPLISAAQFNRFKELAQPKTYDFNYYGENGSTIGLDDATNEYSVTPAGSSPFTFSNPDFNLKSLRGSAILRWEYLPGSTVYFVWTQSRSGMDDDGEFQFNRSIGHLFDATPDNIFLVKLSYWWNM, from the coding sequence ATGAAATTGTTGCTCTGCGCGCTTCTGTTCGCCCTCCCGGGCCTCATCCGGGCAGAGGTGCCCGATTCGGCCGCAACCCCCAAACTCACCGTTCATGCCATACATATTACCGAACCGGTCGTCATCGACGGGATGCTGAGCGAGCCGGTCTGGAGCAAGGACGACGGTATTTCAACCTTCCGGCAGCTCGATCCCGTGGAAGGAGCTCCCGCTTCACAAACCACGACCGTCCATGTGGCATACGACGACGCAGCCCTCTACATCGGAGCGCGTTGCGTCGATACCGCCCCTGATTCGATGGTCGTGCGGCTCAGCCGCCGCGACGGAAACTGGGATTCCGACATGTTCTTCTGCTATCTCGATCCCTATCATGACCAGATCAGCGGATTCTATTTCGCCCTCGACGCGGCCGGCACCCTCTACGACGGCACCCTCTACAACGACGAATGGAACGACGACTCGTGGAACGGGGTGTGGGAGGGAAAAGTGCATCGCGACGACCATGGTTGGACCGCGGAGATGCGGATTCCTTTTTCGCAGCTCCGGTTTCAGCAGAAAGACCAGTACACATGGGGGATCAACTTCCGGAGGGACGTCGCGCGCCGCAACGAGCGCGCCTATGTGGTCTTCACGCCGAAGAACGGCAGCGGCTTCGTCTCCCGGTTTCCCGATCTCGTCGGGATCGAGAATATCAACGCCGCGCGGCAGGCGGAGTTTCTTCCCTACCTTACGACGCGAGCCGAATACTCGAGCCACCTCCCGAACGATCCGTTCAACAGCGGTTCCCGGTACACTCCGAAGTTTGGGGGAGACCTCAAGATGGGCCTTGGCCCGAACCTGACGCTCGACGGAACCGTTTATCCCGATTTCGGACAGGTCGAGGTCGATCCGGCGGTGGTCAACCTGAGCGATGTGGAAACGTTCTTCCAGGAAAAGCGCCCGTTCTTCATCGAGGGATCGACCATCTTCAATTTCGGCTCCGGAGGGACGAACAACAACTGGGGATTCAACTGGCCCGGCGTCACGTTCCTCTACAGCCGGCGCATCGGCAGAGCCCCCCAGGGGAGCACGCCGAACGCCGATTTCGCGGACGTTCCTTCCGGAACCGACATCCTGGGCGCGGCGAAGATCACCGGAAAAGTACTCGAGAGCTGGAATATCGGCGCGATCCAGGCAGTCACATCCCGCGAGTTCGCGGACATTCAAACCGGCAGCGTCCGGTCACGGGCGGAAGTGGAACCCCTCACCTACTACGGCGTCGTGCGGGCGCAGAAAGAATTCGAGAAGGGGCGCGAAGCGCTCGGCTTTTTCTCCTCGCTTGCGTCGCGGCAGTTTCAGGACGACCGGCTCAGGGATCAGATCAACAAAGACGGATTCGTCGGCGGTCTCGACGGGTGGTGGACGATCGATCAGGACAAAACCTGGGTCCTTGGCGCATGGGCTTCGGTGTCGCGGGTCGACGGCAACAGGGCGCGCATGCTCTCCCTGCAACGGAATTCCCAGCATTACTTCCAGCGCCCCGACGCGGATGATGTAGCGGTCGACAGTAATGCGACCTCCATGACCGGCTACTCAGCCCGCTTCAGGCTGAACAAGCAAAAAGGCAACTTCTATCTCAACGCCTCTCTCGGTGTCATCAACCCGAAGTACGAACCGAACGATCTCGGTTTCATGTCGCGCTCGGATGTCATCAATGGTCATCTCGTGATGAGCTACCGCTGGACGGAGCCCCGGTCATTCTACCGGTTTATAGAACTCGGCGGCTCGCTCTTTCAAAATTACGACTTCGATATGAATTCCACCTGGAGAGGCCTGTTCCACTTCGGGTACATTGAGTTTCCTAACTTTTACTCGCTCAATTGGAACACCGCCTATAACCCGCAGACGATCAGCACCCGCAGGACTCGCGGCGGACCGGCGATGCTGACACCGCCGGGGTACCAGTTTGATCTCTATCCCTCCACTGATCAACGCAAGAGTTTGGTTTTCAGCTTCGATTGGTTCACGTACCAGGCGGTCCATACCAGGGATTGGGCTTTTTCGCCCAGTGTCCAGTGGAGGCCCTCGACGAATATTTCCTTCTCGTTCAGCCCGTCGTTCGAGCACGACTTCGAAGGCGCCCAGTATGTGGGGACCTTCGTCGACCCGGCCGCCCGGTCCACGTTCGGGAGACGGTATGTGTTTGGAGAAATGAATCAGAACACCCTCTCGGCGGGGATGCGGCTGAACTGGACCTTTACTCCCCAGATGAGCCTCCAGGTGTATGTTCAGCCCCTTATTTCCGCGGCGCAATTCAACCGTTTCAAGGAACTGGCGCAGCCGAAAACATACGATTTCAACTATTACGGTGAGAATGGATCGACGATTGGACTGGACGATGCAACGAACGAGTATTCCGTGACACCGGCCGGCTCCTCCCCCTTCACGTTTTCAAACCCCGATTTCAACCTGAAGTCGCTGCGCGGAAGCGCGATCCTGCGGTGGGAGTACCTCCCCGGCTCGACGGTCTATTTTGTCTGGACGCAGAGCCGGAGCGGAATGGACGATGACGGCGAATTCCAGTTTAACAGATCGATCGGGCACCTCTTCGATGCGACGCCCGACAACATTTTCCTCGTCAAGCTTTCGTACTGGTGGAATATGTAG
- a CDS encoding ammonium transporter, translated as MHIDTGNTGFMLLCCSLVMLMTPGLAFFYGGLVGRKNVLAIMIQSFVSMGWTTVLWYAFGYSLCFSGDVGGVIGNLDMAFLRGVDLSTPSPINDSIPLIVFVAYQMMFAIITPALITGAFTNRVTFKAYMWFLTGWLVFVYFPFVHMVWGGGFLQKWGVLDFAGGIVVHNIAGMAALASVLYVGKRRVQDRGPHSIPLVALGTGLLWFGWYGFNAGSEFRVDSVTASAFLNTDIAASFAAVTWMAVDWLISKKPKFLGLLTGAVAGLATITPAAGYVSPTTAVIIGIVAGVVCYFAVALKNKLALDDALDVWGVHGVGGFLGIILLGAFASLAFNPSAGTDGLFSGNSTFFFKQLIAALFSSVWAFGFTYGMLWIIDRITPVKVKEADEEAGLDASLHSETAYLEEEIEG; from the coding sequence ATGCACATCGATACGGGTAACACGGGCTTCATGCTCCTCTGCTGCAGCCTCGTGATGTTGATGACCCCCGGCCTTGCGTTTTTCTACGGCGGCCTCGTCGGACGGAAAAACGTCCTCGCGATCATGATCCAGAGTTTTGTCTCGATGGGCTGGACCACCGTCCTCTGGTACGCCTTCGGTTACTCGCTCTGTTTCAGCGGGGATGTGGGCGGGGTGATCGGGAACCTCGACATGGCATTCCTCAGGGGAGTGGACCTTTCCACCCCGTCCCCTATCAATGACAGCATTCCCCTGATCGTGTTTGTCGCCTACCAGATGATGTTTGCGATCATCACTCCCGCGCTCATCACCGGAGCGTTCACCAACAGGGTGACGTTCAAGGCGTATATGTGGTTTCTCACGGGTTGGCTTGTCTTCGTTTATTTTCCGTTCGTACACATGGTCTGGGGCGGCGGCTTCCTCCAGAAATGGGGCGTCCTCGATTTTGCCGGCGGCATCGTGGTTCATAACATCGCCGGGATGGCAGCTCTTGCATCCGTCCTCTACGTCGGGAAGCGAAGGGTCCAGGATCGCGGGCCGCACAGCATTCCTCTTGTCGCCCTCGGGACGGGTCTCCTCTGGTTCGGCTGGTACGGGTTCAACGCGGGAAGCGAGTTCCGCGTCGACTCCGTCACCGCCAGCGCATTCCTGAACACAGACATCGCCGCATCGTTTGCGGCTGTCACCTGGATGGCGGTCGACTGGCTGATCTCCAAGAAACCGAAGTTTCTCGGGCTCCTCACAGGGGCCGTGGCTGGTCTGGCAACCATCACGCCGGCTGCCGGATACGTTTCGCCCACAACTGCGGTCATCATCGGGATCGTTGCGGGGGTGGTCTGTTATTTTGCCGTCGCGCTCAAGAATAAGCTTGCCCTCGATGACGCACTCGACGTCTGGGGTGTCCACGGCGTCGGGGGATTTCTCGGAATCATACTTCTGGGCGCATTCGCATCGCTCGCATTCAACCCATCCGCCGGAACCGACGGCCTCTTTTCCGGCAATAGCACGTTCTTCTTCAAACAGCTCATTGCAGCTCTCTTTTCTTCCGTCTGGGCATTCGGATTCACCTACGGCATGCTCTGGATCATCGACCGGATTACGCCTGTCAAGGTCAAAGAAGCGGACGAAGAGGCGGGTCTCGATGCATCGTTGCATTCTGAAACGGCATATCTGGAGGAAGAGATAGAAGGCTGA